Proteins encoded within one genomic window of Pedosphaera parvula Ellin514:
- a CDS encoding acid phosphatase, whose protein sequence is MNFKSRFHGLMARQGAQRLGVALLILLSTVAPVLAEDLYLAPGKPDSIALLGPPPVSGSEEQAADLALSQSVFKARTEAETAHATKSATLSLFNFAPAIGPFFQPGKFPKTEALYAKVKKELRTPIDTPKNHWKRLRPYQIDSALVLGRGEPSASYPSGHSTCGTVQGLILAEIFPEKREAIMEVSRNIGWDRVLTGKHFISDVRAGRVLGQAIVRELLANPAFQRDLAEAKEEAKAVQSQQTQPAEALVGAGK, encoded by the coding sequence ATGAATTTTAAATCCAGATTTCATGGCTTGATGGCAAGGCAAGGTGCCCAGCGGCTCGGTGTGGCCTTGCTGATCCTCCTCTCGACCGTGGCGCCGGTTTTGGCTGAAGACCTTTACCTGGCTCCGGGCAAGCCGGATAGCATTGCGTTGTTGGGGCCGCCGCCGGTTTCGGGATCGGAAGAGCAGGCGGCTGATCTGGCGTTGTCCCAGTCGGTTTTTAAGGCACGGACGGAGGCGGAAACGGCTCATGCAACGAAGTCGGCCACGCTTTCGCTGTTCAACTTTGCGCCGGCGATCGGACCGTTCTTTCAACCGGGAAAATTTCCTAAGACGGAGGCTCTCTATGCCAAGGTGAAAAAGGAATTGCGCACGCCGATTGATACGCCAAAGAATCATTGGAAGCGTTTGCGTCCTTATCAGATTGACTCGGCTTTGGTTCTTGGTCGTGGGGAGCCGAGCGCCAGTTATCCGAGCGGCCACTCCACCTGCGGCACGGTTCAGGGTTTGATTCTGGCGGAAATATTTCCGGAAAAGCGGGAGGCCATCATGGAAGTCAGCCGTAATATCGGTTGGGACCGCGTGCTGACCGGCAAACATTTTATATCGGATGTCCGTGCGGGTCGTGTGTTGGGACAAGCGATTGTTCGGGAGTTGCTGGCCAACCCCGCTTTCCAGCGTGACCTGGCTGAAGCGAAGGAAGAGGCGAAGGCGGTTCAGAGTCAGCAGACGCAGCCGGCGGAGGCGCTGGTTGGGGCGGGGAAATAA
- a CDS encoding tetratricopeptide repeat protein, with protein MTAANRGDRVAQYKLGTAYDRGFGVPTNNVEALRWYRKAAEQSLPEAQYLVGRAYAFGDGIAKDQAASIGWYQKAVDQNYVPAMHNLGMAYVAGLGVATNVDEGVRLLTLSAEKGTVQSQFDLGLVCVDPTSGHYNPSEGINWFRRAAENDYALAQCVLGDCYCKGKLVPKDPVEGSRWFRKAAKQGESSAQLQLASNYASGEGVEKNEAEAAKWYRMAAEKELAEAQYMYAICLFSGKGVPKNQSESAQWYKRAADQNHVLAQLELGDDYALGRGVPVDYGEAVKWYYKSAEAGNALAQFQLGTCCLLGLGVQTNFTLAVKWFEKAGQQGVVEAQYKCGVAYLIGEGVAKDLKVATNWFYLAASHGKVMAQLQLGNCHIKDKNYTEAAKWFLKAAEGGNAQAQYWLGILYSKGLGVPQDYAEDARWTRKAAEQGLAEAEGSMAFLYEQGKGVPQNNGEALKWYLKGADHGNPVAQFNLGLAYSKGSLGITNAAEAVKWFRKAAEQGVAAAQNSLGYAYDTGNGVTPDLVEAYKWYTLAVAQNQSSAKVNLQALVPILTPEQIAEGKKLAAEFVSKPPKAAKPVTK; from the coding sequence ATGACTGCAGCCAACCGTGGAGATCGGGTGGCTCAGTATAAATTAGGAACGGCCTACGATCGCGGCTTTGGTGTCCCCACCAACAACGTTGAAGCCCTGCGTTGGTATCGCAAGGCCGCTGAACAAAGTCTGCCTGAAGCTCAATATCTTGTCGGTCGAGCCTATGCCTTCGGCGACGGCATAGCAAAGGATCAGGCCGCGAGCATTGGCTGGTATCAAAAAGCGGTCGACCAGAATTATGTTCCAGCCATGCACAACCTCGGCATGGCCTACGTTGCAGGCCTCGGCGTCGCAACCAACGTGGACGAAGGCGTCCGCCTGCTCACTTTGTCGGCGGAAAAAGGAACCGTCCAGTCACAATTCGATCTGGGCCTTGTTTGCGTGGATCCCACCTCCGGACATTATAATCCCTCTGAGGGAATAAACTGGTTTCGTCGTGCCGCTGAAAATGATTACGCCCTGGCGCAGTGCGTTTTAGGTGACTGTTATTGCAAAGGAAAGCTGGTACCCAAGGATCCCGTTGAAGGCTCACGCTGGTTCCGCAAGGCCGCAAAACAGGGGGAGTCATCCGCACAACTGCAACTTGCATCTAATTACGCAAGTGGTGAAGGAGTCGAAAAAAATGAAGCCGAAGCCGCAAAGTGGTACCGCATGGCTGCTGAAAAAGAATTGGCAGAGGCTCAATACATGTATGCCATTTGCCTGTTCAGCGGCAAAGGAGTTCCCAAAAACCAAAGCGAATCCGCCCAGTGGTACAAACGGGCGGCCGATCAAAACCATGTCCTTGCACAATTGGAATTGGGGGACGATTACGCCCTTGGACGCGGTGTACCGGTAGATTACGGTGAGGCGGTCAAATGGTATTACAAATCAGCTGAAGCCGGAAATGCCCTGGCGCAATTCCAATTGGGAACCTGTTGTCTCCTGGGGCTGGGTGTTCAAACAAACTTTACTCTGGCGGTTAAGTGGTTTGAAAAGGCCGGGCAACAAGGAGTCGTTGAAGCCCAGTACAAATGCGGAGTGGCATACCTAATCGGTGAAGGTGTTGCCAAAGATCTGAAAGTTGCCACTAACTGGTTTTATCTGGCCGCAAGTCATGGGAAAGTAATGGCTCAACTACAACTCGGTAATTGCCATATTAAGGATAAAAACTATACAGAGGCCGCCAAATGGTTTCTTAAGGCCGCGGAAGGTGGCAACGCTCAAGCCCAGTATTGGCTTGGCATTTTGTATTCAAAAGGTTTGGGTGTCCCCCAGGATTATGCTGAAGATGCCCGATGGACGCGCAAGGCAGCGGAACAGGGACTGGCTGAGGCGGAAGGCAGTATGGCGTTCCTCTATGAACAAGGTAAAGGAGTGCCGCAAAATAACGGGGAGGCTCTAAAATGGTATCTCAAAGGAGCAGATCACGGAAACCCCGTTGCTCAATTTAACCTTGGCCTTGCCTACAGCAAAGGTTCGCTTGGCATTACGAACGCAGCCGAAGCAGTGAAATGGTTCCGCAAAGCAGCCGAACAGGGTGTGGCTGCAGCTCAAAATTCATTGGGCTATGCCTACGATACCGGAAACGGCGTGACTCCAGATCTGGTCGAAGCCTACAAATGGTACACCCTCGCCGTTGCTCAAAATCAAAGCAGTGCCAAAGTGAACCTTCAAGCCTTGGTTCCAATCCTTACTCCTGAACAAATTGCCGAGGGGAAGAAACTCGCGGCTGAATTTGTAAGCAAACCTCCAAAAGCCGCAAAACCGGTCACGAAATAA
- a CDS encoding family 16 glycoside hydrolase: MQPLRTLQILFAPALLSALLFSLTLTTHAETIHFDDIKPGKLPPHWLGTETGIGSAKWSVEKDDTAPSPHQVLKQSGEAEFPICIKQDTDIKNGFVEVKFKLVGGKEDQAGGVIWRCKDKDNYYVARANAKEDSVVIFHTIRGKREEFKTADVKVLPDKWHTLRVDFQDNRFLVSFNGQQVINVQDDSIKDSGKVGVWTKSDSVTLFDDFSFSSAQ; encoded by the coding sequence ATGCAACCGCTTCGCACTCTCCAAATTCTATTCGCCCCGGCCTTGCTGTCCGCTCTCTTGTTTTCCCTCACCCTCACCACCCACGCCGAAACCATCCATTTCGATGACATCAAACCCGGCAAGCTCCCACCCCACTGGCTCGGCACCGAAACCGGCATCGGCAGCGCCAAATGGAGCGTGGAAAAGGATGACACCGCACCCAGTCCGCATCAGGTTCTGAAACAATCCGGTGAAGCCGAATTCCCCATCTGCATCAAGCAGGACACCGATATCAAGAACGGCTTTGTCGAAGTGAAATTCAAGCTCGTGGGCGGCAAGGAAGACCAGGCCGGCGGCGTCATCTGGCGGTGCAAAGACAAGGACAATTACTACGTCGCCCGCGCCAATGCGAAGGAAGACAGCGTCGTCATCTTCCACACCATCCGCGGCAAGCGTGAAGAATTCAAAACCGCCGACGTCAAAGTCCTGCCCGACAAATGGCATACCCTCCGCGTCGATTTCCAAGACAACCGCTTCCTCGTCTCCTTCAACGGCCAACAGGTCATCAACGTCCAGGACGACTCCATCAAGGATTCCGGCAAGGTCGGCGTCTGGACCAAATCCGACAGCGTCACCCTCTTCGACGACTTCTCCTTCAGCTCAGCTCAGTAG
- a CDS encoding serine hydrolase domain-containing protein: MKIWLLAVLLFCSQLVRADKVDGYVREQMKKGSIPGVAVTVIKDGKRVKTGLYGFSNLELKTSVTKDSVFEIGALTKQFTAAGILLLVQEGKVSLEAPISQYLTNTPAAWSSITVRHLLNHTSGIKSFTDQPGFELSKHLTQQQFLENLAILPLEFRPGEQFKYGNTGFILLGYIIENVSGKSYWEFMNERLFAPLKMRTTTNREPATVMAGRANGYERSKSGGLVNRDYNLTELFSTGGLVSTLEDMVKWDAALAENKVLSAATKELMWNPTRLKDGTMKHYGFGWGVETNGRRNVGHSGYTSGFTSSYQLYPDDKLSIIVLCNLGEESLATILADGIAKFYLPEVKVGK, from the coding sequence ATGAAAATTTGGTTGTTGGCTGTGCTGTTGTTCTGCTCCCAGCTCGTCCGGGCGGATAAGGTGGATGGTTATGTCCGGGAGCAGATGAAGAAGGGAAGCATCCCGGGTGTGGCAGTCACGGTGATCAAGGATGGGAAGCGGGTGAAGACGGGGTTGTATGGTTTCTCCAATCTGGAACTCAAAACGTCGGTGACGAAAGACAGTGTTTTTGAGATTGGGGCGCTGACGAAGCAGTTCACGGCAGCGGGGATTTTGTTGCTGGTGCAGGAGGGGAAAGTGTCGTTGGAGGCTCCGATCAGCCAGTATTTGACGAATACACCGGCTGCCTGGAGCAGTATCACCGTGCGTCATTTGCTGAATCATACTTCGGGTATCAAATCGTTTACGGATCAGCCGGGGTTCGAGTTGTCGAAGCATCTGACGCAGCAGCAGTTCCTGGAAAATTTGGCGATATTGCCGCTCGAATTTCGGCCGGGGGAACAGTTCAAGTATGGGAATACCGGGTTCATCCTGCTCGGTTACATCATCGAGAATGTGAGCGGAAAGAGTTATTGGGAGTTCATGAACGAACGGTTGTTTGCACCGTTGAAGATGCGGACGACGACAAATCGGGAGCCGGCGACGGTGATGGCGGGGCGCGCGAATGGTTATGAGCGGAGCAAGAGCGGCGGGTTGGTGAATCGGGATTATAATCTTACGGAGTTGTTCAGCACGGGCGGGTTGGTTTCGACGTTGGAAGACATGGTGAAATGGGATGCGGCGTTGGCGGAGAACAAGGTGCTGAGTGCGGCGACGAAGGAGCTGATGTGGAATCCCACGCGGCTGAAGGATGGGACGATGAAGCATTATGGATTTGGCTGGGGGGTGGAAACGAATGGTCGGCGAAATGTGGGGCACAGTGGTTATACTTCAGGGTTCACGTCGAGTTATCAGTTATATCCGGATGACAAGTTGAGCATCATTGTGCTTTGCAATCTGGGTGAGGAGAGTCTGGCGACGATTTTGGCGGATGGGATTGCGAAGTTTTATTTGCCGGAGGTTAAGGTGGGTAAGTGA